The genomic region CTGCTAGCATGTAGATgcccatagacttccagtaattgcgctaatgctagttagcaagctCCGCTAGCGCTtgtcaacttccttcaaactgcacataGAGACATAAAATGGTacccacgagttcatctgactcaggGGAAGTCGATAAAGGGTATTGCCAAAATCCCCAAATATCCCTTTAATAATAACAGCAATAAATCTTATTGTAGGCCTAATATTATAGACAAAATCTCAATAATATTATAACTTCTCATCTTGTCATTAGGCCTATATAAAAGTGTAGCTGGTGACAGTGCTGCTTAGGATATGGGGTTTGATTATAGAATATTCTCTCTCTGCAATAGGCTACATGCTTCCAGACATTTGAGCTAAATCAGTAACAAACGGTGTCTGTGTACATGTTGCCCTCATGTGGTCAGTGCTGGCGATGAGCATTATACAGTAGGACAGTGAAGTCATGGAGCTGCATTGGTATTCAGGAATGATGTGGGGCTCTGACCCTCAATgccccctcccactccctcctcctcctttagcTCAGTGATCTCCTGCTCTAATTCTTTGATAGGCCCTCAACCGCCTCCTCTCTGCTGCTTTCTGCTTCACCTCAATGAGCCCAGCATGGCTACTCTGCATGGAACACACCAGAGCAGACCTGCATACTGTCTAATATATTTCATTCTCTGTTTTGCTGAAAGCTCTAGTTCTCCTGGATTATATCCTGCACTTCTGTTTCCATCTTCCCCGTGAGTCTTCATCCCTGCACATCTATTACACAATAGACAATGGGACATGTCAGTGTTATCCTAGGTCATGCATGCAGCAGCTCATGATTAGTGATAGTTTAACTATCCTTTAACAGTATAAGAGTTTTCCCATGATACATACCTAGGTGTATGTCTGTTCATACAACcagacacacacgctcacacacacgctcacacaatGCCCTTTATCGCCTCgtaacactcacttctgtcatcatgaagtactttgagagactagtgaaggatcatatcacctccaccctacctgataccctagacccactccaatttgcttactgccccaataggtccacagacgaagcaatcgccatcacactgcacactgccctatcccatctggacaagaggaatacctatgtaagaatgctgttcattgactacagctcagcatttaacaccatagtaccctccaaactcgtcattaggctcgagaccctgggtctcgacacagccttgtgcaactgggtccttgaCTTTctgacgcccccaggtggtgagggtaggaaacaacatctccaccccgctgatcctcaacactggggccccacaagggtgggtTCTCAGCCCTcttctgtactccttgttcaaccatgactgcgtggccatgcacgcctcaatcatcaagtttgcagacgacactacagtggtaggcttgattaccaacaatgacgagacgccCCCAGctaggtgagggccctcggagtgtggtgtcaggaaaataacctctcactcaacgtcaacaaaacaaagcagatgatcgtggacttcaggaaacagcagagggagaacccccctatccacattgatgggacagtagtggagaaggtggaaagttttaagttccttggcgtacacatcacagacaaactgaaatggtccacccacgcagatagcgtggtgaagaaggcacaacagcacctcttcaacctcaggaggctgaagaaatttggcttgtcacctaaaacactcagaaacctttacagatgcacaatcgagagcatcctgtcgggatgtatcaccgcctggtatggaaactactctgcccacaactgcaaggctctccagagggtagtgcggtctgcacaacgcatcaccgggggcaaactatctgccttccaggacacctacagcacccgatgtcacagggaggccaaaaagatcatcaaggacaacatccacccgagccactgcctgttcacctcgctatcatccagaaggcgaggtcagtacaggtgcatcaaagcagggaccgagagactgaaaaacagcttctatctcaaggccatcagactgttaaacagccatcactaacatagagtggctgctgccaacatacagactcaaatctctggccactttaataaattgatttaataagatatcactagtcactttaaataacgccactttaataatgtctacacatcctatattactcatctcatatcgtgtatatactgtattctataccatctactgcatcttgcctatgccgcacggccatcgctcatccatatatttatatgtacatattcttattcatccctttacatttgtgtgtataaggtagttgttgtgaatttgttagattacttgttagatattactgcactgttggaactagaagcacaagcattttgctacactcaaattaacatctgctaaccatgtgtatgtgaccaataaaatttgatttaatttgacacacacacacacacacacacacacacacacacacacacacacacacacacacacacacacacacctgaacatgctcacacaaacacattaaCATTGATGTAAGGACATCAGTATTTCAGTAATGTAAAGACGGTTTAGTGTAATTTCAAAGGAATTTCCACTTAAACCATCCCTTGCTGTTGGAAGTATTATTCATGATCTCAAGTTCAAACTTGCCAAACGGTTTAGTAAGAGTAAAGAGAGCTGCCAGACAGACCCAGATATGACAGTTTACCTCTATGCCATAAGTTCTTCATGCAATTCCAGACAAAACATATTCttttattgaaaataaataaatattttatttgaaattAAATGCAGATTTCAAATGTTTTTAATTCAATTACAATGACCTTGGACACCAGTGGTTTCCATTGATGGGCCACTCCTCCTGGGACATGACTGAAGACTGGGTTTTGGTTACATAGAAATTAGTACAGCTTTATCTAGGTAGATTACATCCATTGATAGTAAATAAGTCACATCACAGCTCAAAGATTTTGGGGAAGTGGACCGAGTTGCAGTACTCAACACGATAACCACTATAACCGCCAGAGGGCGCCATTGTCCCATACACATGGGCAGTCTTTTGAATAAAATGCAACCATTTGAAGATGGATATGGATAAATATAATAGTTTACTGTCCTTTACTTATCTATAAAGTTTTCCGTTAAAATATCTGCCGCAATGAGCAATGAACATGGAAATGTAAATCATGTCTCTTAATTTTTGCCACTCAGTACACTAGGTGGCGGTACATAAATATTTCGAGCTCTTCTTCTCAATTGATTAACATTTGTTTTGGGTCAAAGTTGATTTGCTCCAGTTTCCTGGTTTTGGCGGCAATGCGTGCTAGTCTGGACGTTTTTGTGTCGAAAAGATAGTAAAGTACTAAGATATAATAGCACCACATTTCGCACAGCAATGGTGAGTGTTGACATGGTTGGTTATAATACAATTGCCAGGATCTTTTGAAAAGAAAAACGGATCAGCAGTTGAGTTGGGTGCCTTTttccagcaagctaacgttatcCCATTCATTCATTGCAGTGAATGAACAGCACATAAAGTCATGTTGCAGATTGAAATCTAATATGCGTTTCATTGCATGGTGATATACGTCTGTTCTTCCCTACACATGGGTCTCGACGTTCTATTTTGTTCTATTAAATTATTACCCATAACAATAATCCCACCGTCTTCCCgttgctgtgtgtgtagagtttaCCTCTGAACCCCAAGCCCTTCCTGAACGGCCTGACAGGCAAGCCGGTGATGGTGAAGCTGAAGTGGGGGATGGAGTACAAGGGCTACCTAGTGTCTGTGGACAGCTACATGAACATGCAGGTGAGGGAGCACATCTGGACACGTGTGCTTTTAGAAACGCCGGTGTATTTACATACGCTAACGTTGCTTTCAATTGGATTGTATTGCACAAAAACAGTCCGTGGGAAGCCAGAAGTCAAAAACAATTCCATTTCAGTTTACAGTGCTGGTGGGCAGGACGATTAGTCATTATGACGGAATTTGAGACAATATCTAAAGGATTGTATTATTAAACAGACTTTCCAAATGTGGGTCTGTTGTAGACCCACTTTCTCTCTGCTTATCTCATGTCAAAGTAAAAGTCCCCCACAAGTTATTCATTTTTTGTCCACATATGCTGCATGTGCAAGACTTGTATTTTGCACTAacctggacagtgtgtgtgtgtgtggctggtgcAGGTTAATGCCAATGTAAATTtgtcatgtttttgttattgGTTTCGACAGTTGGCGAACACAGAAGAGTATGTGGATGGAGCGTTGGCTGGTCACCTTGGAGAAGTACTTGTTAGGTAAATAAGAGCCCTCTTCTGGATTCTCTACAATGTTGCCTTCTGCCCCTTGTCCTTCACTCCTGAGGTGATCAAGATTGACAATGACTGTGTTCATGAAATATCTACCTCTCTTAAGAGCAGtgacctggggtgtattcattagtgtagacTGTTTCAACAGAAAGTGTTTTGCAACAAAAACAGGTTTCATATTGAACAAGTTCAGGAAAGTCCCACTTCGTCTTGTTTGATTTGTAGTAAATAATACCCAGTTCAAGAAAACGATGAGGGGGGGAGTATTTGTTGAAATCAAATATTTTCTGCAATAGAATGTAACGCTATATTCTGATTTATTGGTTAAACTGCAAGTCAACCCTTTAATGAATACCAGTAGAAATGTATTCTCCCTGGACTTCTGTATCCAGCATACTTCTGGTGTGACTGATGCAGATGTTTGATAGTGGCTGTTCAGTGTAATTCTCTCTGATCTAAAGTGTGTATTCTCTACCCACAGGTGCAATAATGTTTTATATattagaggagtggaggaagaagaggaggacggaGAAATGAAAGAATGATGGCGAGGATGAGACTTAACAACTGATGATCTGGATGAGTGTTtaaatcttttttatttttttcattttcacTATGTGGAAAATTGACCCTTGGGGAAGCAAGTTAGTTTTATGTGTGAAACTTTcaagaaaacagtttttttttcttctactgtTTATGATCAGTATGTATTATCACTGTAGAAAAAAAATTAAAGGATGTTTATTGTACCCATTCCTAAACCTGCTGTCTGGTGGTATTATTACAGGTTTGTGAGGGAGGTGATTGATGTGGTGTCTCAACCTTATTATCAAACACTACACATTGAACAGAGCCTGTCAATCAATGTACAGTATTCCTCATTTTCAAAGCTCCACCCAGGATTTGGCTCTTGCACTTTGAACACCTGTTGAGCACATATTTACTTTCCCCCAAACCACTAGAAAGTGACAGCGAGGCGACATCGAAATAGAGGTGACTTACAAAAGTAATTCAACATTTTAAAGTTTTAATTTAGACTATTTCAAAATGTCCAACAAACTTTTGGTAAAAAACGCGAAACAGGTGGTTTTAATTTGCAACAACGGTGAGAAGTTCCTGACGAAGGATGGGATGCTAAAGCTGTGTGTGATTGAGAACAGTAGTTTGGTTATCGGGAGGTAAGTCGAAATCATTAATGTATCATTAATGTCCGATATAGGGTTGCAGATTGTAACATTTTTTTAATATTCAGTGGTTTGGCTACTAGTTATTGTTTGTTACAATTTGGTTAGAACGACTTGACAGCGACTGTCAAACGTCGCAGACTACAAATTGCCCTAACGTGCTCTGAAAGTAAAATTAAATTTTGGGCTAAACCAGATGTTATTCCACCGCAAACTATTGATTAAAAGAGCTGTGTATTGTTCGTGCAGCGACGGCCTGATAAAGGATATTGGACCAGCGAGCACCATTGATTTCCAATATGCAGGGGTCTCGTTTGATAAAGTCATCGATGCAACTGGCATGTGTGTCATTCCAGGCAAGTATCAGTGCAATACGCCACCATGGACAATAGGGGGCGGTAGATCTAGGTGTGCACACCGGTGTAAACATGGTTTGCGCTATCTGGGATCCTtaatcctaaccataaccttttCCTAATCCTAAATTTAACCCATACCATTTTAAATggcaacttcaatggggtagggatgtcccaaggatacTGGATAGCAAGAGCCATGTAAACATGCAACTTTGACCACGTTTATTTGCCAAACGTTGTCGAGCTGTGCAAATTGAATTGCCATGAATAGGGCCGACATTATTCCGTATTCTACAAGTcagagcacaggaggttggtg from Oncorhynchus kisutch isolate 150728-3 linkage group LG9, Okis_V2, whole genome shotgun sequence harbors:
- the LOC109896284 gene encoding small nuclear ribonucleoprotein F; the protein is MSLPLNPKPFLNGLTGKPVMVKLKWGMEYKGYLVSVDSYMNMQLANTEEYVDGALAGHLGEVLVRCNNVLYIRGVEEEEEDGEMKE